The Methanosarcina acetivorans C2A genome includes the window ACATTTTCAAATGGGACCCTGCTACGGATACCTTCAAGTTTACCGGGAAAAACAACTCTTACCTGCTGGAGCATAAAATTGCTCCTCGTATGGGGATTCCTGAAAACCAGGTCCGAAAAATTTACTCCGAACTTGACAGAAGAGCAAAAATCCTCCGGAAGATCCACCAGGCAAACATTACAAATTTTTATGACATTTTCGATACCCTGATCCGACTTGAGGAGGCAGGACTGATATCATGACTTTTGTGCAAACAGTTCCGAACTTAAGCCTGAATGCAGCAAAACAGGGAGCCGAAAGCTACTTTAACATTGCCAGAAAGCTGAAAAATACCAGAGTTGTTGAAAGAGTCAATGACGATATGCTCTTCCTGCTGATATACATGGCTGCGATTTCAACTGCGGATATAGAAAGGGACAGGATCTTCTATTATGCAGGTCGCCAGAAAGAGTACGAAGCTTCGAAATATTTCAGGCAGATCCATATCCTCGCCTCGAAATGGGGGTACGAATATTCAAAAGCCTGTCAGTACATTTCTCAGAAATTAAAGGACGTTTATCTTTCAAAATTTTTGGTAAGAATGGCAAATATCCTTTCTTCCGGAGAGCAGGAAAAAAATTTCCTGAAGCAGGAGAAAATCATAAGGGAAGAGATCTACTCCAATGAGTACGAACGAAGTGTCGAATCTCTGAAAAAATGGACCGACGGCTATAATGCCCTGATGGTATCCGTAACCCTCGTTGTTACCATAATTCTGGTTTCAGTCATGATCTATAATGTCACGAATATAGAAGCAATTGCTTTTCTACTACAGGTTCTAATTTTTTTCATAAGCGGGCTTGCCCTTTACATAATATATAAGGCAGCTCCTGCCGAAAAAAAGGTACATGCGCTCCGCTTCAAATCAAAGGAACAGGAGCAAATAAGGCTATTGAGTCGGGTTCTGCTCCCTATCGGAGCGATTGTTCTCATTGCCCTCATTTTGCGCGGAACTGAACTGAAATTTATTCTGCTCGGAGTGACCGTTTTTACACTTCCTATAGGCATTATTGCTATGGAAGACGATCGAAAAATCAATGAAAGGGACAGTAGTTTTCCGACTTTTATAAAGACCCTCGGAACTCTTGCCGGAACCACCGGAATCACTATCCGGAGTGCAATGGAAAAACTTGATAGGGAAAACATAGGCTGTCTTAAGCCAGGAGTTGAAGAGCTGCATTCCGGCCTTTCCATGGGGTTTAAGTCAAAGCTCTGTTGGGAAAAATTCATAGGAGAAACAGGCTCCGAACTGATCAACAGGTGCTCAAGGATCTTTACCGATGCAGTAGAACTTGGAGGGGACCCTGCGGAGATAGGGAACATAGTCTCGAATTCAAGCCTGGCAATCGTCCTCCTAAGGATGAAACGGCAGATGGTCAGTTCAGGCTTCAGGGGGCTTGCCATAGCCCTGCATGCTGTTATGGTAGGGCTCTTGGTCTTTGTATTGGAGATGATTTCCAAATTCAGCTGGCTTGTCTCCAAGATGAACGAATCATATATATCCATGGAAGGAGGAACAGGAGGAATTTCTGCGATGGGGATGAGCATGTTCGACGTAGCCGAAAGCATACCCATGCTGTACAGGTTAACCTTCTCAGTGATAATTATCCTCACCGTTTCAAACACGCTTGTGGTGAAGATCGTGGAAGGCGGAGGGGATTACAAACTCTTTTTCTATGGGGGCCTGATGTCCGGAATTTCAGGACTCTGTATGATCCTTATTCCTCCGGTTGTATCGAGTGTATTCACATTCCAGATATGAAATGTTTTCATTTGAGGCAGAAAGAAAAATTTCTGAAAAATTTCCAAAAAAATTTGTGAAAAGGTTTCTGAAAAAGAATTGAAGTTGGAACAATTAAACTTTGTGGGAGGTAATTGGATGAACAGTTTGAAGGAACTGGGATTTAAGGGGTTAAAAGAACTAAGGGATAGCGGATTAAAGAACCTGAAAGCGAGC containing:
- the flaJ gene encoding archaellar assembly protein FlaJ; amino-acid sequence: MTFVQTVPNLSLNAAKQGAESYFNIARKLKNTRVVERVNDDMLFLLIYMAAISTADIERDRIFYYAGRQKEYEASKYFRQIHILASKWGYEYSKACQYISQKLKDVYLSKFLVRMANILSSGEQEKNFLKQEKIIREEIYSNEYERSVESLKKWTDGYNALMVSVTLVVTIILVSVMIYNVTNIEAIAFLLQVLIFFISGLALYIIYKAAPAEKKVHALRFKSKEQEQIRLLSRVLLPIGAIVLIALILRGTELKFILLGVTVFTLPIGIIAMEDDRKINERDSSFPTFIKTLGTLAGTTGITIRSAMEKLDRENIGCLKPGVEELHSGLSMGFKSKLCWEKFIGETGSELINRCSRIFTDAVELGGDPAEIGNIVSNSSLAIVLLRMKRQMVSSGFRGLAIALHAVMVGLLVFVLEMISKFSWLVSKMNESYISMEGGTGGISAMGMSMFDVAESIPMLYRLTFSVIIILTVSNTLVVKIVEGGGDYKLFFYGGLMSGISGLCMILIPPVVSSVFTFQI